In a single window of the Luteibacter rhizovicinus DSM 16549 genome:
- a CDS encoding 5'-3' exonuclease, with protein MPDEFHDQDGESVNAVHGFTRFLCELLERSRAEHVAVAFDASLTTSFRNAIYPAYKANRELPPPQLVRQFSVCREISAALGLSVLNDHQYEADDLIGSALWGLRSHGFRGVIVSADKDFGQLLGEHDEQWDFAKNVRWGPSGVFDKLGVHPHQVADYLALCGDAVDNIPGVPGIGAKTAAALLAHFGSLDAVLDRIDEVPYLRIRGAAACAARLREHAEQALMCRRLTRIALDIAVAETADALRRRQGEAATLDELCERLRFGPLTRSRLRALI; from the coding sequence ATGCCGGACGAGTTCCACGACCAGGATGGCGAGTCGGTCAATGCCGTGCACGGCTTCACGCGGTTCCTGTGCGAGCTGCTGGAGCGTAGCCGCGCGGAGCATGTCGCCGTCGCCTTCGATGCCTCGCTCACCACGTCGTTCCGCAACGCGATTTACCCGGCCTACAAGGCCAATCGCGAGCTGCCACCGCCGCAGCTCGTGCGCCAGTTCTCGGTCTGCCGTGAAATATCCGCGGCCCTGGGCCTGAGCGTGCTCAACGACCATCAGTACGAAGCCGACGACCTCATCGGCAGCGCGTTGTGGGGCCTGCGTTCGCATGGCTTCCGCGGCGTCATCGTCTCGGCCGACAAGGACTTCGGCCAGTTGCTGGGCGAGCACGACGAACAGTGGGATTTCGCCAAGAACGTCCGCTGGGGGCCGAGCGGCGTGTTCGACAAGCTCGGCGTTCACCCGCACCAGGTGGCCGACTACCTCGCCCTCTGCGGTGATGCCGTCGACAACATCCCCGGCGTACCCGGCATAGGCGCAAAAACGGCGGCGGCGCTGCTCGCCCACTTCGGCAGCCTCGACGCGGTGCTGGACCGGATCGATGAGGTCCCGTATCTGCGCATCCGCGGTGCGGCCGCCTGTGCGGCCCGCCTGCGCGAACACGCCGAGCAGGCCTTGATGTGCCGCCGACTGACCCGGATCGCCCTCGACATCGCGGTGGCCGAGACCGCCGATGCGCTACGCCGCCGTCAAGGTGAAGCGGCCACGCTCGACGAACTCTGTGAACGCCTGCGCTTCGGGCCGCTCACCCGCTCGCGGCTGCGTGCGCTGATCTGA
- a CDS encoding nitroreductase family protein, with the protein MTQTTLDLLDRRRSVPSRQLGEPAPDDAALKRLLEAAIRVPDHGKLEPFRIRVLRGDAKRQFGAELAKLAIEANPDLSEAKREKELRRYDHAPLVLVVSAKIDDESKVPELEQNLTAGCVAYNVLLGAQALGYGAQWLTGWAAYDRSVAKLLGMKKHEHVIGFLHIGTPSMDAPERDRPAYDDIVSVWSP; encoded by the coding sequence ATGACGCAAACCACGCTGGACCTCCTCGACCGTCGCCGCTCCGTGCCCTCGCGCCAGCTCGGCGAACCGGCGCCCGACGATGCCGCCCTCAAGCGCCTGCTCGAAGCCGCGATCCGGGTGCCGGACCACGGCAAGCTGGAGCCGTTCCGGATCCGCGTGCTGCGCGGCGACGCCAAGCGGCAATTCGGCGCCGAACTGGCAAAGCTCGCCATCGAGGCCAATCCCGACCTCTCCGAGGCCAAGCGCGAGAAAGAACTGAGGCGCTACGACCACGCGCCGCTGGTGCTCGTCGTCTCGGCAAAGATCGACGACGAGAGCAAGGTGCCCGAGCTCGAACAGAACCTCACCGCAGGCTGCGTGGCGTACAACGTGCTGCTGGGCGCCCAGGCGCTCGGCTATGGCGCGCAGTGGCTCACCGGCTGGGCCGCCTACGATCGCAGCGTGGCCAAACTGCTCGGGATGAAGAAGCACGAACACGTCATCGGCTTCCTGCACATCGGCACGCCCTCGATGGACGCACCCGAGCGGGATCGCCCGGCCTACGACGATATCGTGAGCGTGTGGTCGCCGTGA
- a CDS encoding DUF3106 domain-containing protein — protein sequence MRRVPFIIATVFALAAPLAATAQDRPPPGGAWPTSEQPQVPPRPWSQLTPDEKDILSPVAHDWDSFPARKQSHMLEMAQRWKGLPPERRAEIRERIDRWQHMTPEERAEARKNQQKFQDLSPEQRAKLHDAFERFRTLSPAQKQALMEKWRNQTPEQRRQAIDNMGPNDALPPPPPRGDRPGERGPPPDGSAKLGG from the coding sequence ATGCGCCGCGTTCCCTTCATCATCGCCACCGTGTTCGCCCTGGCTGCGCCTCTCGCCGCCACGGCCCAGGATCGTCCGCCGCCGGGCGGGGCCTGGCCTACCAGCGAGCAGCCGCAGGTGCCGCCGCGCCCCTGGAGCCAGCTGACGCCTGATGAAAAGGACATCCTGTCCCCGGTCGCGCACGACTGGGACAGCTTCCCCGCCCGGAAGCAGTCGCACATGCTCGAAATGGCGCAGCGCTGGAAAGGTCTTCCGCCGGAACGCCGCGCCGAAATCCGCGAGCGTATCGATCGCTGGCAGCACATGACGCCGGAAGAGCGCGCGGAAGCGCGCAAGAACCAGCAGAAATTCCAGGACCTCAGCCCGGAGCAGCGCGCCAAGCTGCACGACGCCTTCGAACGGTTCCGCACCCTTTCCCCGGCGCAAAAACAGGCGCTGATGGAGAAGTGGCGCAACCAGACGCCCGAGCAGCGCCGCCAGGCCATCGACAATATGGGGCCGAACGACGCCCTCCCGCCCCCGCCGCCTCGCGGCGACAGGCCGGGCGAGCGTGGGCCACCGCCGGACGGTTCCGCTAAACTGGGCGGATGA
- a CDS encoding RNA polymerase sigma factor translates to MEHQDAKTDEAKGAVNGSLALDSASLDDVREVPASMDAFLAAIERRAWRMAEIHLGNREDGMDAVQDAMLRLVRHYADKPPGEWTPLFWGILRRRIVDLQRRRKVRSIIVGWIGGGRDDDGDELPAWEPADDSPDPSARLQDSQAYGDIVVAVRKLPQRQREAFTLRIMEGLDVAETAAVMGCSDGSVKTHLSRAMHALRDQLEAWR, encoded by the coding sequence ATGGAGCATCAGGATGCCAAGACCGACGAAGCGAAGGGCGCCGTGAACGGCTCGCTCGCGCTCGACAGCGCATCCCTCGACGATGTCCGCGAGGTCCCCGCGAGCATGGACGCCTTCCTGGCGGCTATCGAGCGTCGCGCCTGGCGCATGGCCGAGATCCATCTGGGTAACCGTGAAGACGGCATGGATGCGGTCCAGGACGCGATGTTGCGCCTGGTCCGTCACTACGCCGACAAGCCACCGGGCGAGTGGACCCCGCTGTTCTGGGGCATCCTCCGCCGCCGTATCGTCGATCTGCAGCGCCGCCGCAAGGTGCGCTCGATCATCGTCGGCTGGATCGGCGGGGGCCGCGACGACGACGGCGACGAGCTTCCGGCCTGGGAGCCCGCCGACGACAGTCCGGACCCATCCGCCCGCCTGCAGGACTCGCAAGCCTATGGCGACATCGTTGTCGCGGTGCGCAAGTTGCCACAGCGCCAGCGCGAGGCGTTCACCTTGCGCATCATGGAAGGCCTGGACGTGGCCGAAACGGCAGCCGTCATGGGTTGTTCCGACGGTAGTGTGAAGACTCACCTTTCGCGCGCGATGCATGCGCTGCGCGATCAACTGGAGGCATGGCGATGA
- the sufT gene encoding putative Fe-S cluster assembly protein SufT, whose protein sequence is MSGFSLSSEPFTLERDCQAVMVPQGETVTLPAGQIGYITQALGGSFTVYVEGNLFRIAGGDADALGKEPPRPIELEDGASDDEVEKLVWQQLRTCFDPEIPINVVELGLVYDVSLESSDEGVRKAYVKMTLTAPGCGMGDILVDDVRTKLELIPTVAEADVDLVFDPPWNHSMMSDAAKLETGML, encoded by the coding sequence ATGAGCGGTTTCAGCCTTAGCAGCGAACCTTTCACCCTCGAGCGCGACTGCCAGGCGGTCATGGTGCCCCAGGGCGAGACGGTGACGCTTCCGGCCGGCCAGATCGGCTACATCACCCAGGCCCTGGGTGGCAGCTTCACTGTGTATGTGGAAGGCAACCTGTTCCGCATTGCCGGCGGCGATGCCGACGCGCTCGGCAAGGAGCCGCCCCGCCCGATCGAACTGGAAGACGGCGCCTCCGACGACGAGGTCGAGAAGCTGGTCTGGCAGCAGTTGCGTACCTGCTTCGATCCCGAGATTCCGATCAACGTGGTGGAGCTGGGCCTGGTCTACGACGTCAGCCTGGAATCCAGCGACGAAGGCGTCCGCAAGGCCTACGTGAAGATGACCCTGACCGCGCCCGGCTGCGGCATGGGCGACATCCTCGTCGACGATGTGCGCACCAAGCTCGAACTTATCCCGACAGTCGCCGAAGCGGATGTCGACCTCGTCTTCGATCCGCCCTGGAACCATTCGATGATGTCGGACGCGGCCAAGCTCGAGACCGGCATGCTCTGA
- a CDS encoding DUF4279 domain-containing protein, which yields MNAMTQPTDIDLDLRHMTPSVRASFRLTSERHTLDHLLDELGVAGARCWQRGETEGDTLQRRSHGWCVDLPEQRTYSLDDALSQLLAVLAPHRDDIVATIRSLELDAHFGLHVQVAGDRVPACYWSPVNIRTVALYEASLEADIAVSPVA from the coding sequence ATGAACGCCATGACGCAGCCGACCGATATCGACCTCGACCTCCGCCACATGACCCCCTCGGTACGTGCCTCATTCCGGCTCACATCGGAGCGGCATACCCTCGATCACCTGCTCGACGAACTGGGCGTGGCAGGTGCCCGGTGCTGGCAGCGCGGGGAAACGGAGGGGGATACCTTGCAGCGTCGCAGCCACGGCTGGTGCGTGGACCTGCCCGAGCAACGAACGTATTCGCTCGACGATGCCCTCAGCCAGCTGCTGGCCGTGCTTGCCCCGCACCGGGACGATATCGTCGCGACCATCCGCAGCCTGGAACTCGACGCGCATTTTGGTTTGCACGTGCAGGTCGCCGGCGACCGTGTGCCGGCCTGCTACTGGTCACCGGTGAACATCCGGACCGTGGCGCTCTATGAAGCCTCGCTGGAAGCCGATATCGCGGTATCCCCGGTCGCCTGA
- a CDS encoding M4 family metallopeptidase: MASHVRLKLLVASLAVATCSVASAATEQALRAQSLGAIPASQLAAKLGLSADNAFVARNALPTVRGTQTVRMQQTFKGVPVFGRSIAVEQDAQGNSLVANGVVTSDLQVDLASVTPKIDAARAVALLGKQATALAGAVAKPENAKADLYVYPGDGVPARLVYLTSFFSGGDHPTRPTALIDANTGAIIEQWDGLTYAEVNATGPGGNQKTGQYTWGAGGKPALIVTQSGNTCTAQNTNVKTYNLNHLTSGAGTLWSFTCFNSTGDAINGAYGPINDAHHFGGVVHDMYTAYTGAAPLNQVLVMKVHYGNSYENAFWDGSSMNFGDGANTFYPLVALDVTSHEISHGYTEQHSNLTYSGQSGGMNEAYSDIAGEAAEYYDRGTNDFLVGADIVKASAGIGTALRYMCNPPQDGGSIGNASDYTSGLDVHYSSGVYNKAFCLLAKTTGWDTVKAFKVFARANALYWTASSTFNSGSCGVASAATDLGFSATDVASAFTGVGVTCSTGGGGGGALTNGVAKTGLAGSTGQELSYTVVVAAGAKNLVIATSGGTGDADLYVKFGSAPTTSSYNCRPYKAGNAESCTFATTQAGTYYVKVRGYSAFSGVSLKATWTP, translated from the coding sequence ATGGCAAGTCATGTTCGCTTGAAACTCCTGGTCGCTTCGCTGGCCGTCGCCACCTGTTCCGTCGCTTCGGCGGCTACCGAACAGGCGCTGCGCGCGCAGAGTCTGGGAGCCATCCCCGCCAGCCAGCTGGCCGCAAAGCTCGGCCTCTCCGCCGATAACGCCTTCGTCGCCAGGAACGCGCTACCGACCGTCAGGGGTACGCAGACCGTTCGCATGCAGCAGACCTTCAAGGGCGTGCCTGTCTTCGGCCGGAGTATCGCCGTGGAGCAGGATGCCCAGGGTAACTCGCTGGTCGCCAACGGGGTGGTCACGTCCGATCTGCAGGTCGACCTGGCGTCGGTGACGCCGAAGATCGACGCGGCTCGCGCGGTGGCGCTGCTTGGCAAGCAGGCGACGGCACTGGCCGGTGCGGTGGCCAAACCCGAGAACGCCAAGGCGGATCTCTACGTCTATCCCGGTGATGGTGTCCCGGCACGCCTGGTTTACCTCACGTCGTTCTTCTCCGGAGGCGACCATCCGACGCGTCCCACGGCACTGATCGACGCCAACACGGGCGCGATCATCGAGCAGTGGGATGGCCTGACCTATGCCGAAGTGAACGCCACCGGTCCTGGCGGCAATCAGAAGACCGGCCAGTACACCTGGGGTGCCGGCGGTAAACCCGCCTTGATCGTGACGCAGTCGGGTAACACCTGTACGGCGCAGAACACGAACGTGAAGACATACAACCTCAACCACCTCACGTCCGGTGCCGGCACGTTGTGGAGTTTCACCTGTTTCAATTCCACCGGTGACGCGATCAACGGCGCCTACGGACCGATCAACGACGCCCATCACTTCGGTGGCGTGGTGCACGACATGTACACCGCGTACACCGGTGCGGCACCGCTGAACCAGGTGCTGGTGATGAAGGTGCATTACGGTAACAGCTACGAAAATGCGTTCTGGGACGGCAGCTCGATGAACTTCGGCGACGGTGCCAACACGTTCTATCCGCTGGTGGCCCTGGACGTGACTTCCCACGAAATCAGCCACGGTTACACCGAGCAGCATTCGAACCTGACCTATAGCGGCCAGTCCGGCGGCATGAACGAAGCCTATTCGGACATCGCCGGCGAAGCGGCCGAGTATTACGACCGCGGCACCAATGACTTCCTCGTCGGTGCGGATATCGTCAAGGCCAGTGCCGGAATCGGCACCGCACTGCGTTACATGTGCAATCCGCCGCAGGACGGTGGCTCGATCGGCAACGCTTCCGATTACACCAGTGGCCTCGACGTGCATTACTCGTCCGGCGTCTACAACAAGGCCTTCTGCCTGCTGGCGAAGACGACCGGTTGGGACACGGTGAAAGCCTTTAAGGTATTCGCTCGCGCGAACGCCTTGTACTGGACGGCGAGCTCCACGTTCAACAGTGGCTCGTGCGGCGTCGCCAGCGCGGCGACCGACCTGGGCTTCTCGGCCACGGATGTCGCCTCGGCGTTTACCGGCGTCGGCGTCACCTGCTCGACGGGTGGCGGCGGTGGTGGTGCCTTGACCAATGGCGTCGCCAAGACGGGGCTCGCCGGCAGCACCGGCCAGGAGCTCAGCTACACCGTGGTGGTCGCGGCTGGCGCCAAGAACCTCGTCATCGCCACGAGCGGCGGCACGGGTGACGCGGATCTCTACGTGAAGTTCGGTTCCGCTCCGACCACGTCGAGCTACAACTGCCGTCCGTACAAGGCAGGCAATGCCGAGTCGTGCACCTTCGCGACGACCCAGGCTGGCACGTACTACGTCAAGGTCCGCGGCTACTCCGCTTTCTCGGGTGTGTCGTTGAAGGCTACCTGGACGCCGTAA
- a CDS encoding S8 family peptidase: MSKCSGSPLAVVALCLSVSTPVVASDGTTTRYIVHFEDVLVEKAMADEAAPATMSRPSPSPSPSPSWHRGRLATGGEVMELTAAEADAVAASAGVVAVEEDRMVTPAGGIVDSLWRRQWYMHDPKVGIDATVAWVDTRGDGAVVAVLDTGITAHPEFDGQLLPGYDFITDAQGARDGDARDADPTDEGDWTEPGDCGSSRSEPSTWHGTHVAGIVVARAGNVQGIVGVAPEAKLVPVRVMGHCGGRLSDVADAIVWASGGEVAGIPSRPPVDVINLSLRLHGACGVAMRRAIEQARSRGTAVVAAAGNDSILASTVSPANCPGVISVAALNRDGGMAWYSNYGDGVTVAAPGGSLGQFGSDDIVSSVDAGARTRQRPIFKYYAGTSMAAPQVAGLVALMRSADPLIGVDEITTQLVDNARPLPGPCPKGCGAGLIDAGATVDAVVEDRVLPRPGT, translated from the coding sequence ATGTCGAAATGCTCGGGTTCGCCCCTTGCCGTCGTTGCCCTGTGCCTTTCGGTAAGCACGCCCGTCGTGGCCTCGGACGGAACGACGACCCGCTACATCGTCCACTTCGAGGACGTCCTGGTCGAGAAGGCCATGGCAGACGAGGCGGCGCCCGCCACGATGTCGCGCCCTTCGCCTTCGCCTTCGCCTTCGCCTTCGTGGCATCGGGGTCGTCTTGCGACGGGTGGTGAAGTCATGGAACTTACCGCCGCCGAGGCCGACGCCGTGGCGGCGTCGGCGGGTGTCGTCGCGGTTGAGGAAGATCGCATGGTCACCCCGGCGGGCGGCATCGTCGATTCGCTCTGGCGGCGCCAGTGGTATATGCACGATCCGAAGGTCGGTATCGATGCAACGGTCGCATGGGTCGATACGCGCGGCGACGGAGCGGTGGTCGCCGTATTGGATACGGGCATCACGGCGCACCCGGAATTCGACGGCCAGCTGCTTCCCGGCTACGACTTCATCACCGATGCGCAAGGGGCGCGCGATGGCGACGCGCGCGACGCCGACCCTACCGACGAGGGCGACTGGACCGAGCCTGGGGACTGCGGATCGAGCCGGAGTGAGCCTTCGACGTGGCATGGGACGCATGTCGCGGGCATCGTCGTCGCGAGGGCCGGCAATGTACAGGGTATCGTTGGCGTGGCACCCGAGGCCAAACTCGTCCCGGTGCGCGTCATGGGCCACTGTGGCGGCAGACTTTCCGATGTGGCGGATGCCATCGTGTGGGCTTCCGGCGGTGAAGTGGCCGGCATACCCAGCAGGCCCCCCGTCGACGTCATCAACCTCAGCCTGCGCCTGCACGGCGCCTGCGGCGTGGCCATGCGGCGCGCCATCGAACAGGCGCGCAGCCGGGGCACCGCCGTGGTGGCGGCCGCAGGTAACGATTCGATCCTGGCTTCCACCGTGTCGCCGGCAAATTGCCCGGGCGTCATTTCAGTCGCCGCGCTCAATCGCGACGGCGGCATGGCGTGGTACTCGAACTACGGCGACGGCGTCACGGTGGCCGCGCCGGGCGGCTCACTCGGGCAGTTCGGCAGCGACGACATCGTTTCGTCGGTCGACGCGGGCGCGCGTACCCGCCAACGGCCCATCTTCAAGTACTACGCGGGCACATCGATGGCGGCGCCACAGGTCGCCGGCCTGGTCGCGCTCATGCGGTCGGCCGATCCGCTCATCGGCGTGGACGAGATCACGACGCAGCTGGTCGACAACGCCAGGCCGCTGCCTGGTCCCTGCCCGAAAGGTTGCGGAGCAGGGCTGATCGATGCGGGAGCGACGGTCGACGCGGTGGTCGAGGATCGGGTGCTCCCCCGCCCCGGCACGTGA
- a CDS encoding asparaginase domain-containing protein: MQQLTIVTTGGTIDKVYFDDKSDYQIGSPQIADILQQLGVAFRFDVIPILRKDSLHVTDEDRTLMRSTIEAQPHRHVLVTHGTDTMVETARVLAGIPGKVIVLTGALNPARFQGSDAVFNIGCAVGAVQSLDDGVYIAMNGRVWDPATVRKNRDANRFEAI; the protein is encoded by the coding sequence ATGCAGCAGCTCACCATCGTTACCACCGGCGGCACGATCGACAAGGTCTACTTCGACGACAAATCGGACTACCAGATCGGTAGCCCGCAGATCGCCGATATCCTCCAGCAGCTCGGCGTCGCGTTCCGCTTCGACGTGATTCCGATCCTGCGCAAGGACAGCCTGCATGTGACGGACGAAGATCGCACGCTGATGCGCAGCACGATCGAAGCCCAACCGCACCGCCACGTGCTGGTCACCCACGGCACCGACACGATGGTCGAGACGGCGCGCGTGCTGGCTGGCATCCCCGGCAAGGTCATCGTCCTGACCGGCGCATTGAACCCAGCGCGTTTCCAGGGCTCCGACGCCGTGTTCAACATTGGCTGCGCCGTCGGCGCGGTGCAATCGCTGGACGATGGTGTGTACATCGCCATGAACGGCCGCGTATGGGACCCGGCCACCGTACGCAAGAATCGCGACGCGAATCGCTTCGAAGCGATTTGA
- a CDS encoding acyl-CoA dehydrogenase family protein yields the protein MAFLQDAPRLAHPYRNDRVLTAWLGRVLPAERLDAIRADLDALGDYAVMAWDRRGRTPRTEPILTSWDAWGVRVDRIALTPAWEEGPGVTTRHAVLASGHDASPWARVEEFARVYLYHIASEFYCCPLAMTDGAATAIRASGNRALIERALPHFLSRDAATFWLSGQWMTETPGGSDVGRTETVARQDADGQWRLYGRKWFSSAVVGEAALALARPDGAGHGTSALALFYVETRDDRGAWRGITIDRLKKKLGTHELPTAEIHLDGLPATPVGSLDHGVRQIAPMLNVTRTWNAVCAVASMARAISLARDYATRRSAFGARLIDHPLHARTLADMQAEFEAAFSLTFFVAELLGRTEHGEGAAHEAALLRLLTPLAKLWTAKVSIRVVSEALECFGGAGYIEDTGLPQLLRDAQVYAIWEGTTNVLSLDMLRAIGSTGIAPLRVAIDALVDPGAAERTPINVALDATEALLGDVVADRASLEASARGVAYTLARTMAAALLVRSAGWSSASGDTRASAAARRFIARGLDRLALPDNEEDILLATDVLPMTGPVTR from the coding sequence ATGGCTTTTCTGCAGGACGCGCCTCGACTGGCGCACCCCTATCGCAACGACCGTGTACTGACCGCATGGCTCGGCCGTGTCCTGCCCGCCGAACGGCTCGACGCGATCCGTGCCGACCTCGACGCCCTCGGCGATTACGCGGTCATGGCCTGGGATCGACGCGGCCGCACACCGCGCACCGAACCCATCCTCACCTCGTGGGATGCGTGGGGCGTCCGCGTGGATCGCATCGCTCTCACACCCGCATGGGAAGAAGGTCCCGGCGTCACCACCCGCCATGCCGTGCTCGCTTCCGGTCATGACGCGTCGCCCTGGGCGCGCGTGGAAGAGTTCGCACGTGTTTACCTGTATCACATCGCCAGCGAGTTCTATTGCTGCCCGCTGGCCATGACCGACGGCGCCGCCACGGCGATTCGCGCCTCGGGCAACCGCGCACTGATCGAACGCGCGCTACCGCATTTCCTCAGCCGAGATGCCGCGACGTTCTGGCTGTCCGGACAGTGGATGACCGAAACGCCGGGCGGCTCCGATGTCGGCCGCACGGAAACCGTTGCCCGACAGGACGCCGACGGCCAGTGGCGCCTGTACGGCCGCAAGTGGTTCAGCTCGGCCGTGGTCGGCGAAGCCGCCCTGGCCCTGGCCCGGCCTGACGGCGCGGGTCACGGCACATCGGCACTCGCCTTGTTCTACGTGGAAACCAGGGATGATCGGGGAGCATGGCGCGGTATCACGATCGATCGCCTGAAAAAGAAACTCGGCACCCATGAACTGCCGACGGCGGAGATCCATCTCGACGGTTTGCCCGCGACGCCGGTGGGATCCCTCGACCACGGCGTGCGCCAGATCGCGCCGATGCTCAATGTCACCCGGACCTGGAACGCCGTGTGCGCCGTGGCGAGCATGGCCCGTGCCATTTCGCTCGCGCGCGACTACGCCACACGGCGCAGCGCGTTCGGAGCGCGCCTGATCGACCATCCGCTACATGCCCGCACACTGGCCGACATGCAGGCCGAGTTCGAAGCCGCCTTCTCGCTCACCTTCTTCGTCGCCGAGTTGCTGGGTCGCACCGAGCACGGAGAAGGCGCCGCGCACGAGGCCGCCCTGCTTCGCCTGCTCACGCCGCTGGCCAAGCTGTGGACGGCGAAAGTATCGATCCGCGTCGTTTCCGAAGCGCTCGAATGCTTCGGTGGCGCCGGTTACATCGAGGACACGGGCCTACCGCAGTTGTTGCGCGATGCCCAGGTCTACGCCATCTGGGAGGGCACGACCAATGTCCTCTCGCTCGACATGCTGCGCGCCATCGGCAGCACCGGCATCGCACCGTTGCGGGTCGCCATCGATGCACTGGTGGATCCTGGCGCCGCCGAGCGGACGCCGATCAACGTCGCCCTCGACGCCACCGAGGCCCTGCTCGGCGACGTCGTCGCGGACCGCGCCTCGCTCGAAGCCTCTGCGCGGGGCGTCGCCTACACTCTGGCGCGCACGATGGCGGCGGCCTTGCTGGTGCGCTCGGCGGGATGGTCGAGCGCGAGCGGCGACACACGGGCCTCGGCAGCCGCCCGGCGCTTCATCGCTCGCGGCCTCGACAGGCTGGCTCTGCCGGATAACGAGGAGGACATCCTGCTCGCGACCGACGTACTGCCCATGACCGGCCCGGTCACGCGGTAG
- a CDS encoding DUF2069 domain-containing protein, with translation MSVPLTGTQKTGLWAWGGLFLLQVLWYSLYPPVSIPTWVAFAITVPPLLLPLLSLPRVTRALLWVGVLALFYFCHGVTETWSGGPDRWLGVIELVLTLLLIGTLGVGVRRRR, from the coding sequence ATGAGCGTGCCCCTCACTGGCACGCAAAAGACCGGGCTGTGGGCATGGGGCGGCCTCTTCCTGCTCCAGGTGCTGTGGTACTCGCTGTATCCGCCGGTATCGATCCCGACCTGGGTCGCCTTCGCGATCACCGTACCGCCACTGCTCCTGCCCCTGCTATCGCTGCCGCGGGTGACACGCGCCCTGCTCTGGGTCGGCGTGCTGGCGCTGTTCTATTTCTGCCATGGCGTCACCGAGACGTGGAGTGGCGGGCCCGACCGCTGGCTCGGTGTGATCGAGCTCGTGCTGACCCTGCTGCTCATCGGCACGCTCGGCGTGGGTGTTCGCCGGCGGCGCTAG
- the wrbA gene encoding NAD(P)H:quinone oxidoreductase, protein MSHDVLVLYYSRSGHTAQLARLIARGIEEVPGMRARLRQVPPVAPVTEIAMPPEPDEGAPYVSRADLLECVGVAMGSPTRFGNMAAPLKYFLDTTGAEWASGALAGKPAALFTSTSTMHGGQEATLLSMALPLLHHGMLIVGIPYTEPALTSTTSGGTPYGASHVAGGRGDNTISEHERELARALGRRLADVARRLATPA, encoded by the coding sequence ATGTCCCACGACGTCCTCGTACTCTACTACAGCCGTAGCGGCCACACGGCCCAGCTCGCACGCCTCATTGCCCGCGGGATCGAGGAAGTACCGGGCATGCGGGCACGCCTGCGCCAGGTGCCGCCGGTGGCGCCGGTGACCGAAATCGCCATGCCGCCCGAGCCGGACGAGGGTGCTCCTTACGTATCCCGCGCCGATCTGCTCGAGTGCGTGGGTGTGGCCATGGGCAGCCCCACGCGTTTCGGCAACATGGCCGCGCCGTTGAAGTATTTTCTCGATACCACCGGTGCGGAATGGGCCTCCGGCGCGCTGGCCGGCAAGCCAGCCGCCCTGTTCACCTCGACCAGCACGATGCACGGTGGCCAGGAAGCCACCTTGCTGTCGATGGCCCTGCCCTTGCTCCACCATGGCATGCTGATCGTCGGCATTCCGTACACCGAGCCCGCGCTGACCAGCACGACCAGCGGCGGCACGCCCTATGGCGCCAGTCACGTGGCCGGCGGTCGCGGGGACAACACCATCAGCGAGCACGAGCGGGAGCTCGCCCGCGCGCTGGGACGTCGACTGGCCGACGTGGCGCGGCGGCTGGCGACGCCCGCATGA